In Oncorhynchus clarkii lewisi isolate Uvic-CL-2024 chromosome 16, UVic_Ocla_1.0, whole genome shotgun sequence, one genomic interval encodes:
- the LOC139368962 gene encoding syntenin-1-like isoform X2 — MSLYPSLEDLKVDKAMKAQTQLAHTTATPAIAEGTYQPQAAVLGMPSSGESTGFSLYPNLEELGEYMGLSLDSDEVQRNMASVPMADNVAVSSGMGISGMVCPVTGSDVGIKRAEIRPGLREIILCKDQDRKVGLRLRAIDNGVFIQLVQANSPAALGGLRFGDQVLQINGQNCAGWSLDKAHKALKVAAETRIELIVRDRPFQRTVTMHKDSSGHVGFIFKSGNITSLVKDGSAARNGLLTSHYICEINGQNVIGLKDAQIKDILTTSPTAMTITIMPKFIYEHMVKRMSSGLLRSAMDHSVPEV, encoded by the exons ATGTCGCTGTATCCATCCCTCGAGGATCTTAAGGTGGACAAGGCCATGAAG GCTCAGACCCAATTGGCCCATACCACTGCTACCCCAGCCATCGCTGAGGGGACCTACCAGCCGCAGGCTGCTGTGCTGGGGATGCCGTCATCAGGGGAGTCCACCGGCTTCT CCCTGTACCCTAACCTGGAGGAGCTGGGAGAGTACATGGGCCTGAGCCTCGACAGTGATGAGGTGCAGAGGAACATGGCCTCGGTGCCCATGGCAGACAAT GTGGCGGTGTCCTCTGGCATGGGAATCAGTGGCATGGTGTGTCCCGTGACGGGGTCAGACGTGGGCATCAAGAGGGCAGAGATCCGTCCCGGCCTGCGTGAGATCATCCTCTGTAAGGACCAGGATAGGAAGGTCGGCCTGAGGCTAAGAGCCATCGACAAT GGCGTGTTTATCCAGCTGGTTCAGGCCAACTCCCCGGCCGCCCTGGGGGGCCTGCGCTTCGGGGACCAGGTCCTCCAGATCAACGGGCAGAACTGTGCTGGCTGGAGCCTGGACAAGGCCCACAAAGCCCTGAAGGTTGCTGCGGAGACCCGCATCGAGCTCATTGTCCGGGACAG GCCGTTCCAGCGTACTGTCACCATGCACAAAGACAGCTCAGGCCACGTTGGGTTCATCTTCAAGTCGGGCAACATCACCTCGCTGGTCAAGGATGGTTCGGCCGCTCGCAACGGCCTGCTGACGTCCCACTACATCTGTGAGATCAACGGACAGAATGTTATCGGCCTCAAG GATGCTCAGATCAAGGACATCCTGACCACCTCTCCTACAGCCATGACCATCACCATCATGCCCAAGTTCATCTACGAACACATGGTCAAGAG AATGTCCAGTGGTCTGCTGCGGTCAGCCATGGACCACTCTGTGCCAGAGGTGTGA
- the LOC139368962 gene encoding syntenin-1-like isoform X1 yields MSLYPSLEDLKVDKAMKAQTQLAHTTATPAIAEGTYQPQAAVLGMPSSGESTGFSLYPNLEELGEYMGLSLDSDEVQRNMASVPMADNQVAVSSGMGISGMVCPVTGSDVGIKRAEIRPGLREIILCKDQDRKVGLRLRAIDNGVFIQLVQANSPAALGGLRFGDQVLQINGQNCAGWSLDKAHKALKVAAETRIELIVRDRPFQRTVTMHKDSSGHVGFIFKSGNITSLVKDGSAARNGLLTSHYICEINGQNVIGLKDAQIKDILTTSPTAMTITIMPKFIYEHMVKRMSSGLLRSAMDHSVPEV; encoded by the exons ATGTCGCTGTATCCATCCCTCGAGGATCTTAAGGTGGACAAGGCCATGAAG GCTCAGACCCAATTGGCCCATACCACTGCTACCCCAGCCATCGCTGAGGGGACCTACCAGCCGCAGGCTGCTGTGCTGGGGATGCCGTCATCAGGGGAGTCCACCGGCTTCT CCCTGTACCCTAACCTGGAGGAGCTGGGAGAGTACATGGGCCTGAGCCTCGACAGTGATGAGGTGCAGAGGAACATGGCCTCGGTGCCCATGGCAGACAAT CAGGTGGCGGTGTCCTCTGGCATGGGAATCAGTGGCATGGTGTGTCCCGTGACGGGGTCAGACGTGGGCATCAAGAGGGCAGAGATCCGTCCCGGCCTGCGTGAGATCATCCTCTGTAAGGACCAGGATAGGAAGGTCGGCCTGAGGCTAAGAGCCATCGACAAT GGCGTGTTTATCCAGCTGGTTCAGGCCAACTCCCCGGCCGCCCTGGGGGGCCTGCGCTTCGGGGACCAGGTCCTCCAGATCAACGGGCAGAACTGTGCTGGCTGGAGCCTGGACAAGGCCCACAAAGCCCTGAAGGTTGCTGCGGAGACCCGCATCGAGCTCATTGTCCGGGACAG GCCGTTCCAGCGTACTGTCACCATGCACAAAGACAGCTCAGGCCACGTTGGGTTCATCTTCAAGTCGGGCAACATCACCTCGCTGGTCAAGGATGGTTCGGCCGCTCGCAACGGCCTGCTGACGTCCCACTACATCTGTGAGATCAACGGACAGAATGTTATCGGCCTCAAG GATGCTCAGATCAAGGACATCCTGACCACCTCTCCTACAGCCATGACCATCACCATCATGCCCAAGTTCATCTACGAACACATGGTCAAGAG AATGTCCAGTGGTCTGCTGCGGTCAGCCATGGACCACTCTGTGCCAGAGGTGTGA